The Elaeis guineensis isolate ETL-2024a chromosome 5, EG11, whole genome shotgun sequence DNA segment agctCTAAtctgagaaattatcctaatttcttagggatactagaatccacacagactgcatacgagTTCGACTTTGACCGACTCACCCATGTAtattatgggtaggttcttaattaattatttcagtaaataattttagtaatcaatttaacctcagataacttttcagttgactttgatttCTCTGCAagccttggttaggtccaactattaacatgatcatactaaaaaatctaactaccaaatgatcaggtctgactttggccAGCTAATCTGACTATTTGCTAGAGAGActtgactaagtcatcatattatgaatgataatctcAATCGCAGATGAACActagcctttgggcctccaatgatcatcatactaatggatccattatcattcaactTAATAAAGGCTATAATttattatcaccataactatctcattttaaaaatttaaaatttaaaaatttaatttataagaattaagagaaaaaaaagagatcaatcagtagatcacaatcctcctactgacttcattaAGTTATTGAATCAGATTAGGATCATACTGATTAAAATGAtacttagatcagtcacactgatcaaccttaatggcataggttaactcgaatcacttaacgatctaatcaaaaataATTCACCAAATTAGTCTGGTGAATGAGATTGATGGAGGGTCTACTAagtttgtcttagacaccatcaaaatgccAGGTAaaccgctctcaattaaaaaccatcgatcgaaataccaaacttatcttagacatcaattggttaattagttctgATTTGACCAGCCTAGtgattcgagttcaaccactaagctacaatcaaggtctatttgatctaatcaaagatatggacttgaccatctataactattgtattggttctaaaaaaattttaatttaatctaattcaatatttagttagatttaatcaatttctctacattgttcattaattctttgattctaaccttagatctaacctaattaagaggatctaacttgagctaacccatgccccccatattttatgcgaatgacattagatctttaattcatattttagatctaattgattctacacttaattcttaattaagttagcatTAACATGGATTTAGTTAAGTTTTGAACaatttcaactttttatttttgtaaataatttacaacaaatattatgtaaaaatttttattctaaaactggaTCAACTCAATCAATATTAGCCCGCTATACaaagagactgggtcaactcagttcaaaatagGATCGGTTTAGTAGTTGTGCGAGCACGATTCAAGGAGTTTCGAATATGAAAATCTTgtataatcctaaaataaaatcaatcataaatatcttttagatcatatctaaactttttatgattttagattttattttctatgattaaaataattttaatcatatagattagatattttattttttatataactttgtatcacatacaataaatctaagattttaagatctaagattttacagaaaaataagtttttctttttatgttcttctttatgggatctaatcacatggtacccttatacgtcataagagcatcctatcgaataggaagagaggattttaaatccttcttgctcctatgatcggatggcttggtaatcaatccaatctaagtacttgctaatcggatcatctaatttaatcatatatcacatatgtttgaatttagatctaatctaaattatatcagatctaattataatcttagatcacatctaaattagaatataaatatcacatgcaataataaaattagattttataaaaatcagcataaattaagataatcttttcactgtaagggataaaccttacagcaggataatcttatatagtTTGTGCattctatcattaattaaatttagattaaagatatcatatatagatctaaataaaattaaattttaaatttaatatcacatataatatgtcataatgaatctaggctttgatatcactgttgaaaaatataggtgatttcatgcatgtatttcaaaatttttgaaataaaatatagcagaagataattagattaatcaaattaatctaatatacatatgatctaatcatcaaatcagcctactctagaatctatgatatgatatattgcatataaaatctgaaataatcatatgataaaatttgTATGCAtgaatgtgagcagtagatcaaatctacttctactgagttcagaacttgatatctgAGTGTAGATTGATGATCGCTGTTGCTGAGAGACGTGATAAAGATGATCTTGCTGGTTGTTAGCAGCCGCATATACGTCCAGCCTCTACGaaggtccactcgaagctccgatccgaTCGATCTTCTCGAAAATGCTAGTTCGTGCGAAGATcttttttttggctgatctaaaTCTTTTCTTCAGATCTCTGAAAtatttttagagattaaagatgacttttgaaggagataaagagttggaagaaagatggagtggagactatcttctcttttccttttctctctttccaaatcctTAGGAAGAAATTCTAGATTCTAGGTTTTACGCACACCCAAAGAGaagtactctcctcttctttttcacacCAAGAACTCACGCCCAAGGACCCCCAACATGAAgagctttctctcttctctcttacacacacaaaagagaaaTATAAGCCCTTTTTATTGGTGTGTAACGaataagggtgaagagtcctggaaatcatggactcttacaagatgtcgccTCCTCTCATCTATTCACACTAAATTAAATATGGGacgccccttcccatatttttttatgatagatCAATTCTCTAACTAATTTCTCATGGTGAGAAACCTCTatattgtcgcacaaaataaaagaataaaagggAAGTGGCGGCAAGATTTTGTAGATAatatcaaacattatctatatggtatccaattttaaatcagatttgaaccttCTATaactagatctcatctaattttggacgtgagaaagagaggggaaaacaccttttggcatgaaaaaatctcatgcaaaaaatatttgtgcatgagaaaatatgGCGTGCAAAGTGGGAGGCacaagggaaggagagtccaatctAATATggattctttatttctttatttgaatcaaaccaaatcacatctgatttagcccaaataaatagatgaaatctaatctaattaggtttataaatttttaatcaaatctcaatcaaattagaaattgattgaatcaaagtcatgatcaaatcagagataattttttcttagcgattaggtcatctcataacctaattgagttaaatttaattgaatctaattcaattaattttatttaatctttttatttaatcaaattgagctaatcagcaatctaattgttaattaatccttcattaattcactaacacttggtgaataaatttattgtaacttttgcataaggttaaccatcaatcaaattgataattaagcctttgaatgattctcaatcgttgatcagccatatgatcagtcagaaattttttttgagtgtgactctataggttcaattctaagttggtagcacaggaatagatttttgaactaatcgatataactatctagcaatgagattcgatgtccggatagatcgaataatggcgaagcaacattcaagaacctactggtgtatggttatcatataattcatttttttgattcTAATACTCAAAGAGAtctagggtttaattgtcaaaccagataagtcatccacatcgtatttcaatctttcaaattcaccacatggattattcggatctagattttactaaattaaaatacattgatacattaactcctattaatttggaaggatcaatctcatcttgactcacgcaccgatttgacaagtacttaactgcacctagtaacctttcgtcactgaattaaaaactcagatagtccgataccaaagtacagtgagtagcttgcaagtcatcgtggtgatctcagattaggGAGATATTTATTcgtatatccttcgcgagctactcttgacagcaaagtactccacagttggtcacgttcaatgagatgtactcctacatctcacttgcataccataccagtgtctccacactatttggttatgaaaataatcaatgcatatggcatacaacgatctatactcgatatcgctattgtcctagtaataatatatcatttggtcgtgaaccaatttaaggactacgtgataaatcttcctttattgatttaagtagtctaaggacttcatcacaacataggagtttgttagaggatgtaactttgtgatgaaaaagattaaataacttttattattgatcaattcatatacatttataattagcataatcatcaaatgattgactttaggatataattctcaataaTAAGAGCCTTTTATTATCATATTCTTTTGATAGTAGGATTTACTCTATATAAAGGGATTAATCTCTGGGGTTgagaatcacaaaaaaaaaaaaaaattcatgtatcCCATCTAGTGTAATAGAGAGATTAATTTTCACACCTCCATTGTTATCATTATGATCAAAAGGTTTTTGTATGGTGGATTATTGGTTTGGTTCATTTGTAATCCTACCTATCATGAGTATTGAGACCTAGGACCACCGTTGAGAAAGAGAGGGCATGTGAATCAACCAATTTTGAGCCAGGATCAATCATATAGAGTCGTGACATATCTTCGTTGGGCATGATCGAGTATGTCTTTTTGCTGTCCCACACCCTAGTATTCATCTAGGGTTTTTTGGTTGAGTGGCCAGATTCACTAGATGTCATGATATCTATGGTGgtgatggtgaagatgaggagGACGTTGGAGACCTTTGGCAGAGACTTTCATCTATCCTTGAGTCACTATGTAGTTCACACTACACAATATCATAGAGTCCCAAGAGCTTGGCAGTCCATTTTTGTTGTACCTCCAAAGAGACTCGCTATTCTATCAAGTACTTGAGGCTATGGTGATTGGTATAAATTAGAAAATGTCATCTCATTAGGTACTATTGCCATTTGTTAATAGTATGTAATAAAGCCATCATCTCTTTTTCATAGGTGGGAAGACCCAATTTCTTCTTTGATAGCTAGGGCTTTGCTAGTGAAGGCAAGAGGTTGTCCTACTTGCACCAATACAATACTAATCTCAATGCCTAATGCATTGCATTCTATAACAAATAGTTCGGAGAAATTAGGAAGTGCAAGTACTGGAGCAGTTACCATAGCTTGCTTAAGAACTTGAAAGGTCGACTTTCTAGCACTATTCTATTGGAAGGAATTCTTCTTTAACAAGATAGTAATGGAGGTTGATCTTTCCATAGtccttgataaattttttatagtaaCTAGTAAGTCTCAACAATCTTCACCATCCTTTAGCATTTTTGGTGTAGGCTACTCCAGTATGCAGGATATCTTCTGGTGATCGGTAGCAATACTTTCTTTGGATATAATATGCCCCAAATACTCCACCTATTTTGACCAAAGGAATACTTTGaatatttgataaataatttattttctcgAAGGGTCCAAAATATATATTACCTCTAGATGAGCCAGGTGATTCTCTCATGATGAGCTATAGATCTGAATGTCGTCGAAGAACTGACACAAAGCACCACAAGAATGGTCGGAAGACATTATTCATAAGGCTTTGAAAAGTAGATAGAGCATTAGTTAATCCAAAGGGCataactaaaaattcataatggcctTCATGAGTTCTGAAAGCTGTCTTTGTAATATCATCATCATGAACTCGAACTTGATGATAGCTTGATCTGACATCTAACATAGAGAACTAAGTAGCTCAATGTATCTTTCTAGTAgctcatcattagttgggattgAAAATTTATTCTTGATGGTGATATTGTTTAGAGCTCTATAATTGATACACATTCATCAAGATCCACCCACTTCCATACCAGTAATGCTAGTAATGAATTAAGACTATTATTTAGTTGAACAAGCATCTCTTGTGATTGGtgctcaattctatttttttgataatgtGGATAACGATAAGGCCGAATATTCGGAGGACGACTGCTAGGTAAAAGAGGAATCTGACGATCATGAGCTGAGTGTTGTAGGGGTCAAGAAGATGTCTTCATAGGCTTTAATAAATTTTTCAACTCTAGAGGCAATGGTTGTTATGGCCTTACCTTTTTAATAGAATACAGACTCATATATATTACTATTCCTCCCTTTGCTAAGACATATATATTATAATTCAACAGTATTTGCAAACTATGATGCCTTTTGGGGCTCATCTTTTTGGGCCTATTCTTTGgtggataaatatcatgaaaagaTTCATCAATTTTCTCATTGATCAACttatatattatcatatttttttagataaataaattattattctaCGTGGATAGTATTTACCTATGAAATGGGTGAAGTCTTACCCACCTAAgaagtggataaattatttttccatcaatcgaaaaaataatctttttattttatttctaatatATCTCTAgctctataataataatataataatatataatactattttatatataatataatatttttattagataataatattttattattttaatataatatcttattatattataatataatattaataacttATATTattgttatgaaaaatataatataatgtaataatatattattttagtctatattaatattatacactatattagaatatatattttattttgttatatataatatcatttatcatattatatattatatatataacatatattatctttatttatgaatatatatcatataatattGTATACTATAACatacaaaatataatatattatactatattattatatacaaaaatatttatataataaagagtATTTTAGAAAATATGAATAAATCTTAGCAATTCATCTAGAAAActagtaatgcaaaagaacatggataatagattttcaaattattttctaatatataaaagaatatcaataaattattttttatctaaatattatcgaAAAAAAtgcttatccaaaaaaatatagatttttaagtAAGTTTTTTATCCTCAAAAGAATGCCCTTTAGTTGGTCCTGTTGACCCATGGGAAGAGGAGGGTGCACCGGGTGCAAAGATGGGAGGAGTGGAGACGCATGTTGGTCATGGCTGTTTTTGGTTAAGTTAAAATGACATGGTTGGCAAACGAGtggggaaagaagaaagaagggaaGACAATCTACAGAATATTTGGTCAGCATATGCAAAAGACAATCTGATTCTCCACTCATGCTACTCTATCTACCACCAAATGGAGTGTATCATAAATAGATATTTGTTGGTTACCAAACCTGTTCATAAAAAGTGGTGTCCAGTGGGAAGGACTGTGTCCATTGGGAAGTATTCTGTAGGGATATATCTTTTAAGGGATGCCAATTATGTCCTTTCTAAATGGATGCCAATCGTATCTGttaaatattataaattcatATGAGAATGGGAAACTAATACAgtgaattgaagaaatttttcgATACTTTCTCTTTGCTCTTTTTTCTCGTTGCGAGTGAGTTTCCCTTTGAGGCTTGTTTAAAAAAGGCCAACAATGTTACACTCATATTTTGGGACGAAAACGTTTGCATTCTTGTCACCAGCTTTAGTGTCAATCTATGAAGGAAACCTTATTTGTCCATCAACCTTCACTTGCCCCTCATCTCACCCCCGCCCGCcccctcccttcctccctccctccctccttctctcttaCACAAACACAAAATGGTCTCCAAGCATCCTCTTcatctcttcatcttcctcctctttctACCATTCTGGTCTTCGGCAAAAGACACCATTAATAGTGGCTTCAACGTCGAAGTCATCCACCGCGACTCCCCCCTCTCTCCATTCTACGATTCTTCTACAACTCCTTTCCACCGCTTTACGGAAGCTGCCCGACGTTCTGTCGTCCGCAGCCGCTCCTATCGCTCCCCATTCGCATCCACCTCCTCGATCGAATCCATTGTCCACCCAGACACTGCTGAACATCTTATGAAGTTCTCCATAGGCACTCCCCCAGTGCCAGTCCTCGTCGTGATAGACACAGGAAGCGATCTTGTCTGGTCTCGATGCAAACCTTGCATTGACTGTATTGGTCGCAGTGTCCCTCTCTTGGACCCTCAACAGTCCTCCACCTACACAGAGCTCTCCTGTGGTTCTCCTCGGTGCAAGGCTCTTGATGCCTCAGCTTGTGACAAAGGGCCCAAGTGCAATTATACATACGGATATGGTGACGGATCCTCCACATCTGGAGTTTTCTCAACTGAGACATTGACATTTGATACGACAGACGGGGGCACCTTCTCGATCCATGACGTCGCATTTGGATGTGGGCACAACAACTCCATCAGCTTCAACGATCACTTATATGGACTTGCCGGCCTTGGACGCGGGTCTTATTCACTTATATCTCAACTAGGCCCCAACATTGGAGGAAAATTCTCCTACTGCTTTGTGCCATTTCAAGAGAACACATCGACGAGCATAATGAGTTTTGGCGACCATGCCGTGATTAAAGGCAATGGTGTTGTCTCGACACCACTACTTGGTGAAGATTCTGGCACTTTCTATTTTGTGATTCTCGAGCACATCAGCGTCGGAGGCACGATGCTGGAGGTTCCACCACCCAAGGCTTCAGGCACTGGGAACATGTTTATTGACTCAGGGACAACACTGACACTAATCGACTCCAAAATTTTCCAGCAACTGAAACAAGCCCTCAACACAGTTGTTAAGCTACCGCCAACCACAGACCCCGGCAAGACCTTCTTGTGCTACAATGCAACATCTCGAGACGGATTTCCGACAATCACGTTCCACTTTGCCGGTAATGCTGATTTGGTCTTACACCCGCTAAATGCATTCACTGAGCCATCACCGGACGGGTTGGTCTGCCTTGTCATGTTGCCAACGGATGGCATGCCAATTTTTGGTAATACAGTTCAGCAGAACTTTCATGTGTCCTATGATTTGGTGGGAAAGAAGGTGTCATTTAAACCCACTCTGTGCTCCAAAGTTTCAAAGTAGGCCAGGTTTCATCTTTTGATGGGATGCTTGCTTTTTAGTTATTGTTTGCATTGCCATCTTTTCGCCTAATGATATACACGAAGAAATAAAGACAGTGAATGGTAATTGGATTTTCCTTCTTCTTATGTCATCCACTTTATTGTTACTTATATAGATCTACTATTGCTATGTATAAAcagttatttatatatttattataaattagtaTAGGTTCAAATATTGCATAGACTATATTATTATCTTTTTCCACGCTAGTTAATCACTTGACCTTTTACCGTCCAAATCTTATCTTTTTCAACCATCTAAAGCTTTGCCATGTGTGATTATCTTAAACCTACGGTACAAGAAAACAATATTTTTACGATCGATTTTGTGACcgatttttttgatcaaatttgcGACCGATCTTGCGATcgatttttgaataaatattagcATAGCGACTGACAAAAATCAATTGCAAAATCGGTTGCCAAATTTTTCATTGGGAGGCAAGCGAACATTTTGCTATTGATTtgctaaataaaaaaataaatttataaaaaactattttttaatttttttacaatcaaaaaattggtcgcaaaatatttcaattatttttttatttttaaataatgttGCGGctgattttttggttgcaaaatggGTTATTAATTcacgtattttatttttttaaaattgtaaATAAATTTCCCAATCGATTTTTCAAtcgtaaattttttcaattttttccaaCTGATAAATcgatcacaaataattttaattatatttttaatttaaatatatttatgattgattttttgattgtaaaatattcaaaaaaattatgatcaaaaaattagttgtaaaaatttttgaactattttctaaacttataaataaatttatgatcaattttttggttgtaaaattttttaataatttacaaccgataaatcgatcataaaatttttatttattttctaatttaaatatatttacgatcgatttttcggttataaaatgttaaaaaaaattatgattgaaaaattgatcataaaatttttgaattatttttttaatctatagatAAATTTGCGACCAATTTTTTggctgtaaaattataaaaaaattttacaaccaaaaaatcaatcacaaattTGAATTCTGAAAAAATTGATACCTTTATTTATTCTAAATGAAATTAActaagaataattttaaaaaatattttaatttaaaaaatttaaattatatctttttttaGCAACTGATTTAGCAATCGATATATCAGTTACTAAATCTTACTTATAAAACACCCCAaaaccctctcttcttctctcgaaCCCTATCTATTGCGTTTGAACCCCTTCTTCTCCTCACCAATCCTAGCTGTCATGTCCAAACCCTAGCCACTGTCCCATCCCCGACCTGCCCACCCATGATGGCCCTCCTTCCTCTCCCCGATGATCGCATTCCCTCCTCCCCTCCCTGCTTCAGCGGCCTTAAGCACAGCACTGCCTCGCCCTCCCCTCCCCCTTCCCCGGTGCCGTCTACCCAACTCATCGTGCCACCCCCTCCCCCCTAGCCCGCTCATCGTGACAGCATCCCCCCTACCAAAACCCTCTTCTCCTTACCAACCCTAGCTGCCGCACTCGAACCCTAGCCTTCGGCCTCTCCCTAGCCTGCCTGTCCGTGAcagcccccctcccctccccgatGACCACATTCCCCCCTCTCGCCTCCCGCAGCCCTAAGCCCCATGCACCGCACTGCCTCACTGTGCCACCCCCTCCCCCTTGGCCCGCTTGCCCGTGACTGCCTCCCCTCTCCTCCCCGATGATAGCTGTCCCTCCTCCTCCATGACAACGGCACCCCCTGTCCCCTCCCTCAATCGTACCTGCCATGCTATCCTATCCACGGACACTTGGATTTTTCTGTTTAAaggtcaaatttttattttttgttcatctcCTCATAGGATCCGCCTCCcccttttttgatttgatttttctatctcatttctttAATTATCTGTTAAAGTTGGTGCCTTTATGCTTACATGTGTGATTTTACGGAATTGATGGATTGGATGaactatattttaaatatattctatGAGTTCTGCTCTATACATGAGATGGCACTATGAGAATAGACAAGAGTCTGGGGTGTTGTGTTACCCATCAGATGGAAAAGCTTGGAAACACTTTGATCAAATGTATCCTAATTTTGTAAGTGAACCATGAAATATCAGGTTAGGCTTATGTACTGATGGTTTTATTCCATATAGTCAATCAGCTGTACCGTATTCTTGCTGGCCAGTAATTGTTGCTCGTTATAATCTTCCTCCAGAACTATACATGACTACTCCTTATATGTTTTTGACTTTGATTATCTCCGATCCACATAATCTAAAGAGTAGGATAGATGTGTATTTACAACCTTTGATGGATAAGTTGAAATTATTATGGAAAGAAGGTGTCctaatatatgatatttcaaaaaagtaaaattttatgaTGAGGGCGACATTAATGTAGACGATCAATGACTTGCCTGCATATGGTAGTAGAGCAGAAAAATTGCATATTGTATGAAGCGATCAAAGGCATTCACTTTGAAACATGATGGTAAAAATTTTTGGTTTCATTGTTATCACCAATTTCTACCTATGGATCATATATTCAGAAGAAATAGGGATGCATTCTATAAAAACTAGGTTGAAAAAGATCAACCTCCTCATAGGTTGACTGGGGATGAACTGTGAGAAGTTATTTCTTC contains these protein-coding regions:
- the LOC140857979 gene encoding aspartic proteinase CDR1-like; amino-acid sequence: MVSKHPLHLFIFLLFLPFWSSAKDTINSGFNVEVIHRDSPLSPFYDSSTTPFHRFTEAARRSVVRSRSYRSPFASTSSIESIVHPDTAEHLMKFSIGTPPVPVLVVIDTGSDLVWSRCKPCIDCIGRSVPLLDPQQSSTYTELSCGSPRCKALDASACDKGPKCNYTYGYGDGSSTSGVFSTETLTFDTTDGGTFSIHDVAFGCGHNNSISFNDHLYGLAGLGRGSYSLISQLGPNIGGKFSYCFVPFQENTSTSIMSFGDHAVIKGNGVVSTPLLGEDSGTFYFVILEHISVGGTMLEVPPPKASGTGNMFIDSGTTLTLIDSKIFQQLKQALNTVVKLPPTTDPGKTFLCYNATSRDGFPTITFHFAGNADLVLHPLNAFTEPSPDGLVCLVMLPTDGMPIFGNTVQQNFHVSYDLVGKKVSFKPTLCSKVSK